GTGTGGTGCATTCAGACCACAGCTCAAGTGGTAGGACCATATTTTTTCATTCACAAACACTTTTAGATATTTCCGTAATTTCCTGATTTATCTATAATTacattactattattatattattattaatttattatattttattttctgtgtTTTGTAAATACGTACATATGGTACATATGTAGATAGTGAAACTGATTCCAATAGTATTTGTAAGCTTGATGAGCAAAACAAAGTTGAAAGTTCGGATATTTGGGATCATTTTGAACGATTAAATGAAGTACTAGCGAAATGTAAGACATGTCGccaatattataaaataattggaaCCACCAGGAATCTGTTTAGTCATGTGAGACGGGCGCATCCAACATTATTGAGAGCACCCGATTTAATCGCTAAAGTCCAATCATTTATTGTTGCTAAAAGGCCATTTGAGAGTTACACACAGAATGAACAACGTAAAATTAAGTTGGATAGTGCCCTAATTCGAATGATCGCCACGGACCTGAAGCCGTTCCGTATTGTTGAAGATCTTgggtttcaatattttgtgcattgcTTAGATCCGCAGTACATTCTGCCATCTGGATacacattaaaaaatgtactacttaaaaatatatttgaagaaatACGTCTAAAGCTAAGAATGATTCTTAAGAAGATTGCTTACTGCGCTGTTGCAATTGATCGCTGGACATCTCTTGTCAATGACCAATACTTGACCATCACTTGTCACTTCGTTACTTCAAATCTTGAGATAAAGTCAGTGGTGCTGTCCACTCACAATCTTTTAAAGGACACTAGAGACACAAGTGTCAATATTGAAATAACATTGCTTGAAGCTTTAACTTATTGGGATATTTTGGGAAAAACGGTATGTTTTGTGATTGAAAATGATGATTCGATGATAAGGGCTTGCGAGTCCCTAAAAAAACCGCACTTGCGCTGTTTCGATGATACTTTAAGTTTGATAGTCCAAGACGCTCTGTCGGAAGATCGTATAAAGGATATTTTGGCGAAAAGCAATCGAATTGTAACTTTTTTCAAGAGCAGCTCCACTGCTTATGCCAAATTGAAACTTGCTCAAGGAACTGAACCCATCAAtcttaaaaaagaaatgcctACTCGTTGGAATAGTTGTTTTCAAATGATATCTCGGATACTTGAAATCAAAGGTGTGGTTTCTGAAATTCTTCTCTCTATAAAAGGAGCACCATCTCCTCTCTGTGCAGAAGAAGTTTCTACTCTAATGGACTTAAAGGAATTGCTTGAGCCCTTCGATTCAGCAACAAACCTAGCATCAGCAAATAATATGGTTACTATATCACATATAATTCCTGCAACGCAAGATATATATCGCCGCTTAGCGAATATGAATACTAGCTTGCGCACAAAGGAAggtcaaaatatttgcttgcGACTCATAAGTGAAGTATCTCATCGACTCTTTCCCTACGAAGGACATACCGCTGCTAGAATTGCAACTTTGTTGGACCCACGATTCAAAAAGGAGGGATTTCGAAACAACTACGCTGCAGAGCAA
This is a stretch of genomic DNA from Drosophila albomicans strain 15112-1751.03 chromosome 3, ASM965048v2, whole genome shotgun sequence. It encodes these proteins:
- the LOC127565742 gene encoding zinc finger BED domain-containing protein 4-like — translated: MDKFQQVSVSDSETDSNSICKLDEQNKVESSDIWDHFERLNEVLAKCKTCRQYYKIIGTTRNLFSHVRRAHPTLLRAPDLIAKVQSFIVAKRPFESYTQNEQRKIKLDSALIRMIATDLKPFRIVEDLGFQYFVHCLDPQYILPSGYTLKNVLLKNIFEEIRLKLRMILKKIAYCAVAIDRWTSLVNDQYLTITCHFVTSNLEIKSVL
- the LOC117568962 gene encoding zinc finger BED domain-containing protein 4-like encodes the protein MIRACESLKKPHLRCFDDTLSLIVQDALSEDRIKDILAKSNRIVTFFKSSSTAYAKLKLAQGTEPINLKKEMPTRWNSCFQMISRILEIKGVVSEILLSIKGAPSPLCAEEVSTLMDLKELLEPFDSATNLASANNMVTISHIIPATQDIYRRLANMNTSLRTKEGQNICLRLISEVSHRLFPYEGHTAARIATLLDPRFKKEGFRNNYAAEQAVLALENQVATTLHTCKQYSDEKTHDQRYTMYSFMKEKHTKEVERSKMDAVVPIQQYFEAEHAQENLCPLEFWKAQTSQWEPMLKCTFKYLCIPASSTDSERMFCKMGDINSDRRAILKPQSIDMLLFVRKNQWVLDT